A single window of Solanum dulcamara chromosome 5, daSolDulc1.2, whole genome shotgun sequence DNA harbors:
- the LOC129889352 gene encoding endoribonuclease Dicer homolog 3a, which translates to MEEEKLENPLKRNFEDFSSEAEQMDVEKKKKKTEEFIPREYQLKVFKVAMRRNTIAVLDTGAGKTNIAVMMIREIGKTLRNVDEKKLIVFLAPTVHLVHQQYEVIQHHTHLAVQEYYGAKGVDEWNAESWKKETDDNDVLVMTPQIFLDALRKGYIKFDRVCFLILDECHRASGNHPYARIMKEFYHLSRKRSKVFGMTASPVIRKGVSSSTDCEEQISELESLLDSQIYTLENRVELDEFVPSAKETCKFYDPIVSSNTELKAKLEFSWSKFDTALADLKLSLPSQYKDTDDMYKKLRKRLSNSYAKILCCLENLGIICAYEAVKICLENVPNDKDENEILRKSSLQHRYFLEEALSIVQESMPQDCESLLDVGYDPLATLSVGHISSKLQLLLEIFQFLRKATQVRCLIFVERIITAKVIERVMKKMTWFSHFTIAYLTGTNTSVDALTPKAQKVTLESFLSGKVNLLFATDVVEEGIDVPHCSSVIRFDLPKTVRSYVQSRGRARQTESQYILMLERGNKKQREQMFDIIRSEYSMTDTAIKRDPDDCVVKPCLLKETKAYYVEATGASVTADSSVSLLTKYCEMLPGDKFFSPKPIFQYILSGELYQCNLTLPPNAAFQTIVGPECRSSQLSRQLVCLDACKKLHQIGALNDHLLPFNENPPQGDSDVQDRKLGAGTTKLKELHGTACISALSGTWGDDPSGEVYQVYKMNFPCNIKEVKYSSFILLLQSELDYDVGNVEVELFLVSKFVKSSVSHCGKVHLDAQQVAKAKIFQELFFNGLFSKLFIKSPGGRKFLLDTEKSLWEPSNMYLLLPLDPLDSSCEPYRVDWEAIESSVSVVEFMKKNAWLSTEKSEAKRKNSLADRTASFVEDLDQTNLIHFANISISRSKLKDMVVVAIHTGRIYSVLDAVANTSAESPFEVDSEATVSPFSSFADYFHKKYGIVLVYPGQPLLLLKQSHNAYNLLVDFKKEGISCGPKSKDSTMVVQKPLNNVHMPPELLVCFDIRIDILKSFYLLPSLMHRLESLMLASQLRKEITSHSGDLHISSSLILEALTTLRCNESFSMERLELLGDSVLKYAVSCHLFLKYPKNHEGQLTGERSQAICNSALHRLGTNQHLQGYIRDGAFDPRRWTAPGQLSLRLCPCEHGVETSQVPLDKKFLTEDPKEVVGKHCDRGHRWMGSKTISDCVEALIGAYYVGGGFVAALKLMKWLGVKAELEPLLVEDAISTASLYSYTPKGKDIDDLELKLAYRFSVKGLLLEAITHATMQELGVHYNYQRLEFLGDSVLDILVTWYLYQKHKDIDPGELTDLRSASVNNDNFAYAAVRRELHVHLQHHSGYLESEISSFVKSVSNSCSLQGNKAPKVLGDLVESIAGAVLIDTKLNLDEVWKIFKPLLSPIVTPDKLELPPLRELIELCDSLGYFLKEHCVVKGDTVNAELRLQLKDELLVAEGSAQTRKTAKAQAALKLLKNLEKKGISSKKKKEEASLVDVPQSLGFDGDICILANTSCPDMASCKKQKTICLNLKPDEAQSVKSACSTSACYSNKDIQVIGPINMKRGGPRISLYELCKKLQWPMPSFESIERTSKSLIECGEGSDKRKVYNTFASQISLTIPDYGFIELTGDERADKKSSLDSAALCMLYELERQGKIVIGNQ; encoded by the exons GTTTTGGTTATGACACcccaaattttcttggatgcACTGAGAAAGGGTTACATAAAATTTGATAGAGTGTGCTTTCTGATACTAGACGAGTGCCATCGTGCCAGTGGTAACCATCCCTATGCTAGGATTATGAAG GAATTCTATCATCTATCCAGAAAAAGATCAAAGGTTTTTGGGATGACTGCTTCCCCTGTGATTAGAAAAG GTGTTTCATCTTCAACAGATTGCGAGGAGCAAATATCAGAACTTGAAAGTCTTCTTGATTCCCAG ATATATACACTCGAGAACAGGGTGGAGCTGGATGAATTTGTTCCCTCCGCAAAGGAGACTTGTAAATTCTATGATCCAATAGTGTCTTCCAATACAGAATTAaaggcaaaattggaattttcatggtcaaag TTTGATACTGCATTAGCTGACTTGAAACTGTCACTGCCAAGTCAGTACAAAGATACAGATGATATGTATAAGAAGCTTCGGAAGAGATTGTCCAATTCTTATGCAAAGATATTGTGTTGCCTTGAAAATCTAGGCATCATCTGTGCTTATGAG GCTGTTAAAATCTGCTTGGAAAATGTGCCTAATGACAAAGATGAAAATGAGATTCTTAGGAAAAGTTCTCTACAACATAGATATTTTTTGGAGGAGGCATTGTCAATTGTCCAGGAATCAATGCCACAAG ACTGTGAGAGTCTCTTAGATGTTGGATATGACCCGTTAGCAACTCTGTCAGTGGGCCATATATCTTCAAAACTGCAACTGcttcttgaaatttttcaatTCCTTAG GAAAGCTACACAAGTGCGCTGTCTCATTTTTGTTGAAAGAATTATAACAGCTAAAGTAATTGAAAGAGTTATGAAGAAAATGACCTGGTTTTCACATTTCACAATAGCATATTTGACTGGAACAAACACATCTGTCGATGCTCTGACACCAAAAGCTCAAAAAGTAACCTTGGAATCTTTTCTTTCTGGAAAG GTCAATTTATTATTTGCCACTGATGTGGTTGAGGAGGGAATTGATGTGCCACACTGTTCCTCTGTAATACGATTTGATTTACCAAAAACAGTTCGTAGTTATGTCCAATCTAGGGGACGAGCTCGTCAGACTGAGTCTCAGTATATACTAATGCTTGAGAG AGGAAACAAGAAGCAGAGGGAACAGATGTTTGATATTATTAGGAGTGAATATTCTATGACAGATACAGCTATAAAGAGAGACCCTGATGATTGTGTGGTGAAACCTTGTCTACTGAAGGAAACTAAAGCATATTATGTGGAGGCAACTGGAGCATCAGTAACTGCAGATTCTAGTGTCAGTCTCTTGACTAAATATTGTGAAATGCTCCCTGGAGATAA GTTCTTCTCTCCAAAGCCAATATTTCAGTACATTTTGTCTGGAGAGTTGTACCAGTGTAATTTGACATTACCTCCAAATGCAGCTTTCCAAACAATTGTTGGTCCAGAATGCAGGAGTTCTCAGTTATCAAGACAGCTTGTCTGCTTGGATGCATGTAAGAAGCTGCACCAGATAGGTGCTCTCAACGATCACCTTCTTCCTTTCAATGAAAATCCTCCCCAAGGTGATTCTGATGTGCAGGACAGAAAATTAGGGGCAG gaacAACAAAGTTGAAAGAATTACACGGGACAGCTTGTATTAGTGCATTATCTGGGACATGGGGAGATGATCCTAGTGGAGAAGTATATCAAGTGTATAAAATGAACTTCCCTTGCAACATCAAAGAAGTGAAATATTCCAGTTTTATCCTTTTGCTTCAATCAGAACTAGATTACGATGTGGGTAATGTGGAAGTCGAGCTTTTCTTAGTTTCCAAGTTTGTCAAATCCTCTGTGTCGCATTGTGGGAAAGTACATCTGGATGCCCAACAG GTGGCAAAAGCAAAAATTTTCCAAGAACTATTCTTTAATGGGCTGTTtagtaaattatttattaaatcaCCGGGTGGAAGGAAATTTCTGCTTGATACAGAAAAGTCTTTGTGGGAGCCATCAAACATGTACTTGCTTCTACCGCTGGATCCTTTAGATTCAAGTTGTGAACCCTACAGAGTTGATTGGGAAGCAATTGAATCTTCTGTTTCAGTTGtggaatttatgaaaaaaaatgcgTGGTTAAGCACTGAGAAATCTGAAGCTAAACGGAAGAACTCCTTAGCTGATAGGACTGCATCATTTGTGGAAGATCTCGATCAAACAAATTTGATTCACTTTGCCAATATATCAATCTCAAGAAGCAAGCTTAAGGACATGGTTGTTGTGGCCATTCATACTGGAAGAATATATTCTGTTCTGGACGCTGTTGCCAATACTTCCGCAGAGAGCCCCTTCGAAGTAGATTCAGAAGCTACTGTATCACCCTTCTCATCATTTGCTGACTACTTCCATAAAAA GTATGGGATTGTTTTAGTGTATCCTGGACAGCCTTTGTTGCTACTGAAGCAAAGCCATAATGCATACAATCTTCTCGTGGATTTTAAAAAGGAAG GCATTTCATGTGGACCGAAATCAAAAGATAGTACAATGGTGGTTCAAAAGCCACTGAATAATGTTCACATGCCACCAGAACTTCTGGTCTGTTTTGACATTCGGATAGACATCTTGAAATCCTTCTACTTGCTACCATCATTAATGCACCGTCTGGAGTCCCTGATGTTGGCTAGTCAGTTGAGGAAAGAGATAACTAGTCATTCAGGCGACTTACATATATCAAGCTCATTG ATTCTGGAAGCTCTTACAACTCTTAGATGCAATGAGAGTTTCTCCATGGAACGTCTGGAGTTGCTTGGAGATTCAGTTCTGAAGTATGCTGTTAGTTGTCACCTCTTTCTTAAATATCCCAAGAATCACGAAGGGCAGCTAACTGGTGAACGTTCACAGGCTATTTGTAACTCAGCCCTCCATAGATTGGGAACTAATCAACATTtgcag GGTTATATACGGGATGGCGCTTTTGATCCACGCCGATGGACTGCTCCTGGGCAGCTTTCCCTACGGCTTTGTCCTTGTGAACACGGGGTTGAAACTTCACAAGTGCCTTTGGACAAGAAATTTCTGACTGAAGATCCCAAAGAAGTAGTTGGGAAGCACTGTGACAGAGGACACAGATGGATGGGTTCAAAAACAATATCTGACTGTGTTGAAGCGCTGATAGGTGCATATTACGTTGGTGGTGGGTTTGTTGCTGCCCTCAAATTGATGAAATGGCTTGGTGTTAAAGCTGAGCTTGAACCTTTATTAGTAGAGGATGCGATCAGTACTGCATCTCTTTATTCTTATACACCTAAAGGTAAAGATATTGACGATCTTGAGTTGAAGCTTGCCTATAGATTTTCTGTTAAGGGATTGCTACTAGAAGCTATAACACATGCTACTATGCAAGAGCTGGGCGTTCATTACAATTATCAG AGGCTTGAATTTCTTGGCGACTCAGTACTGGACATTCTCGTTACCTGGTACCTATACCAGAAGCATAAAGATATTGATCCTGGGGAACTAACAGATCTGCGTTCTGCTTCTGTCAATAATGATAATTTCGCTTATGCTGCTGTGAGAAGGGAGCTTCATGTTCACCTCCAACATCATTCTGGATATCTTGAAAGTGAAATATCCTCGTTCGTGAAGTCAGTCTCTAATTCTTGTTCACTCCAAGGAAACAAGGCCCCAAAG GTACTTGGAGACTTGGTGGAGAGTATTGCTGGAGCAGTACTTATTGATACTAAGCTTAACCTAGATGAAGTTTGGAAGATCTTCAAGCCACTATTGTCTCCCATCGTGACTCCTGATAAGCTTGAACTACCTCCATTGCGTGAGCTCATAGAATTATGTGACTCGCTTGGCTACTTCTTGAAAGAACATTGTGTGGTGAAGGGGGATACCGTGAATGCTGAGCTTAGATTACAGCTGAAAGATGAACTGCTAGTCGCTGAGGGATCTGCACAAACTAGAAAAACTGCAAAGGCGCAAGCAGCTCTGAAGTTACTGAAGAACTTAGAG aaaaaaggaatttcatccaagaagaaaaaagaagaggcCAGCCTTGTTGATGTGCCACAATCTTTAGGCTTTGATGGTGACATCTGCATCCTAGCAAATACTTCTTGTCCTGATATGGCTTCAtgcaaaaagcaaaagacaataTGTTTGAATTTAAAGCCGGATGAAGCTCAGTCTGTTAAGAGTGCCTGCTCCACCAGTGCTTGTTATTCAAATAAGGACATCCAAG TAATTGGGCCAATCAACATGAAAAGGGGTGGACCTCGCATATCACTTTATGAACTATGCAAGAAACTGCAGTGGCCAATGCCTAGTTTTGAATCAATAGAGCGTACATCCAA ATCACTTATTGAATGTGGTGAAGGCTCTGATAAAAGGAAGGTTTACAACACTTTTGCATCTCAAATCTCTCTGACAATACCTGATTATGGTTTCATAGAGCTTACTGGGGATGAAAGAGCTGATAAGAAAAGTTCACTTGATTCAGCGGCACTTTGCATGTTATATGAGCTAGAACGACAGGGAAAAATAGTCATTGGAAATCAATGA